From Vogesella sp. XCS3, the proteins below share one genomic window:
- a CDS encoding quinone-dependent dihydroorotate dehydrogenase: MLYPLLRPLLFRTDAESAHETTLKMLDTAHQLQLTGLIARKVGRNPVKAMGLTFPNPVGLAAGLDKNGDHIDALAALGFGFIEIGTITPRPQDGNPKPRLFRVPEHQGIINRMGFNNKGVDVLLENVRHSRFKGILGINIGKNAATPIENAKDDYLTCLDRVYECASYVTVNISSPNTKNLRQLQQADELSDLLGALKNRQSRLADQYGRYVPLAVKIAPDLDAEQTEDIARLLTQHRLDAVIATNTTLSRSEIAGHALAGEAGGLSGAPVRERSTALIRNLARALDGALPIIGVGGILCGDDAREKIDAGATLVQLYSGLIYRGPGLISECADALQRK, encoded by the coding sequence ATGCTTTACCCCCTGCTACGCCCCTTGCTGTTCCGCACCGATGCCGAGTCTGCCCACGAAACCACACTGAAAATGCTGGATACCGCCCACCAGTTGCAGCTCACCGGCCTCATTGCCCGCAAGGTTGGCCGCAACCCGGTAAAAGCCATGGGTCTGACTTTCCCGAACCCGGTGGGCCTGGCCGCCGGCCTGGACAAGAACGGCGACCACATCGACGCGCTGGCGGCGCTGGGCTTCGGTTTCATCGAAATCGGCACCATCACCCCGCGCCCGCAAGACGGCAACCCAAAGCCGCGCCTGTTCCGCGTGCCCGAGCACCAGGGCATCATCAACCGCATGGGCTTTAACAACAAAGGCGTAGACGTGCTGCTGGAGAACGTACGCCACAGCCGCTTCAAGGGCATTCTGGGCATCAACATCGGCAAGAACGCCGCCACCCCGATCGAAAACGCCAAAGACGACTACCTGACCTGCCTGGACCGCGTATACGAGTGCGCCAGCTACGTGACGGTGAATATTTCCTCGCCCAACACCAAGAACCTGCGCCAGCTGCAGCAAGCCGACGAGCTATCCGACCTGCTGGGCGCGCTGAAAAACCGCCAGTCGCGCCTGGCCGACCAGTACGGCCGCTACGTGCCGCTGGCGGTGAAAATCGCCCCCGACCTGGACGCCGAGCAGACCGAGGACATCGCCCGCCTGCTGACCCAGCACCGCCTGGACGCGGTGATCGCCACCAACACCACGCTATCGCGCAGCGAAATCGCCGGCCACGCGCTGGCCGGCGAAGCGGGCGGCCTGTCCGGCGCACCGGTACGCGAACGCTCCACAGCGCTGATCCGCAACCTGGCGCGCGCGCTGGACGGCGCCCTGCCCATCATCGGCGTGGGCGGTATCCTGTGCGGTGACGATGCACGCGAGAAGATCGACGCCGGCGCCACGCTGGTGCAGCTGTACTCCGGCCTGATCTACCGCGGCCCGGGGCTGATCAGCGAGTGCGCCGACGCGCTGCAGCGCAAGTAA